From Pseudovibrio sp. Tun.PSC04-5.I4, a single genomic window includes:
- a CDS encoding phage tail tube protein, whose product MARAQGARSILAAAFEANYGTAPAAGSYWKVPFASSNLGSEQPLLESELLGQGRDPYPPVKDAITTEGDISVPIDVRYLGIWLKALLGQPETTGSAAPYSHAFQSGKWDLPSLAIEVGMPDVPYFAMNTGCRANSISWTMQRSGLVTAAISLIAQGEITGTTSSTGDLEQLALKRFGSFSGSILRNDVQLGNITSGQITYTNNLEPIETIRGDGMIDGADPAMGMLSGTIDVRFADQTLLSQALSGDPCKLSFRYALGSDTSFELVAHAVYLPKPKLAIEGPGGIQVSFAWQAARDETLGRMATATLQNDVATYDNPTA is encoded by the coding sequence ATGGCCCGCGCCCAAGGTGCCCGCTCTATATTGGCGGCTGCATTTGAAGCCAACTACGGCACCGCGCCGGCAGCGGGCTCATATTGGAAAGTACCCTTTGCCAGTTCCAATCTTGGCAGCGAGCAGCCCTTGTTGGAAAGCGAACTCTTAGGACAGGGCCGTGATCCCTATCCACCGGTGAAAGACGCCATCACCACGGAAGGCGATATCAGCGTGCCCATTGATGTGCGCTACCTTGGCATCTGGCTAAAAGCGCTTTTAGGGCAGCCAGAGACGACAGGCTCTGCTGCGCCCTACTCTCATGCCTTTCAAAGTGGCAAGTGGGATCTACCCAGTCTTGCTATTGAAGTGGGCATGCCGGATGTGCCCTACTTTGCCATGAACACCGGATGCCGCGCCAACTCCATCAGCTGGACCATGCAGCGCTCGGGGCTAGTGACAGCTGCTATCAGCCTCATAGCCCAGGGCGAGATTACCGGAACCACCTCCAGCACTGGTGACTTGGAGCAACTGGCGCTCAAACGCTTTGGCTCCTTCAGCGGGTCCATCCTTCGTAACGATGTGCAACTCGGCAACATCACCTCCGGTCAGATCACCTACACCAACAATCTGGAGCCCATCGAGACCATCCGCGGCGATGGCATGATTGATGGCGCAGACCCTGCCATGGGCATGCTGTCTGGCACCATCGATGTGCGCTTTGCCGACCAGACCCTTTTGTCCCAAGCCCTTTCTGGTGATCCGTGTAAACTGAGTTTTCGTTACGCTCTTGGCAGTGACACCAGCTTTGAGCTTGTCGCCCATGCGGTCTATCTGCCCAAGCCTAAGCTTGCCATTGAAGGACCCGGCGGTATTCAGGTGAGTTTTGCCTGGCAAGCCGCCCGCGATGAAACATTAGGCCGGATGGCAACAGCCACTCTTCAAAATGATGTTGCCACCTACGACAATCCCACAGCTTAA
- a CDS encoding acyl-CoA transferase produces MGLSTSENVLVTLFAALQSMRPEGVTFLRNETYPERIPDAGILILRDGDPGQPEVTLSPPSYLYEHRAEVDVLVEAREAEARDVAFDALKQIIGAAISADRTMAGLCDYVEAEAPEPIDLALEGTEAIKAASITIKLIYASSDPLA; encoded by the coding sequence ATGGGCTTAAGCACCTCCGAGAATGTTCTTGTGACCTTGTTTGCAGCCTTACAAAGTATGAGGCCAGAAGGTGTCACTTTTCTGCGTAATGAAACCTATCCCGAGCGCATTCCTGATGCCGGTATACTGATCCTGCGCGATGGCGATCCCGGTCAGCCGGAAGTTACGCTTTCTCCGCCGTCTTACCTCTATGAGCACCGCGCCGAAGTCGATGTACTGGTGGAAGCAAGAGAAGCTGAGGCACGGGATGTTGCCTTTGATGCACTTAAGCAGATTATAGGTGCCGCCATTTCTGCTGACAGAACCATGGCTGGCCTTTGCGACTACGTGGAAGCAGAAGCCCCAGAGCCCATTGACCTGGCTCTTGAGGGCACGGAAGCCATTAAAGCCGCCAGCATCACCATTAAGCTGATCTACGCCTCATCCGATCCTCTAGCTTAG
- a CDS encoding DUF6441 family protein, protein MKLLVKINGSPEDLMVKELVLAENAVTKGIRAAGKGLKDDWRAQIQSAGLGTKLARTIRQQSYPLRGTSLKAASLVYSRASKVVDAHDRGVLIRSKEGFWLAIPIGVAANMRGPQNKRITPSGFERRTGFRLHFIYRRGQPSLLVAEDARFTKRGRIGKKGGRRRKDGILTGAQTIPVFLLVPQVKLKKRLDLDRDTKLWESRLPGLILANWKGR, encoded by the coding sequence ATGAAGCTTCTCGTCAAGATCAACGGTTCTCCAGAAGACCTGATGGTAAAAGAGCTGGTACTTGCTGAGAACGCTGTCACCAAAGGCATTCGCGCTGCTGGCAAGGGCCTCAAAGACGACTGGCGTGCGCAAATCCAAAGCGCGGGTCTTGGCACTAAACTGGCACGCACCATTCGCCAGCAGAGCTATCCTTTGCGGGGAACCAGCCTTAAAGCAGCCAGTCTGGTTTACAGCCGCGCCAGCAAAGTGGTTGACGCCCATGATCGCGGTGTTCTCATCAGATCCAAAGAAGGCTTCTGGCTTGCCATTCCCATTGGCGTTGCCGCCAACATGCGCGGACCGCAAAACAAGCGCATTACGCCGAGTGGCTTTGAACGGCGCACCGGCTTTCGCCTGCATTTTATCTATCGGCGCGGGCAGCCTTCGCTGCTGGTGGCAGAGGATGCCCGTTTCACCAAACGCGGACGCATCGGCAAGAAAGGTGGCCGCCGACGAAAAGACGGTATCCTGACCGGAGCTCAGACCATCCCTGTGTTTTTGCTGGTGCCTCAAGTCAAACTCAAGAAGCGCCTGGACCTTGATCGCGACACCAAGCTTTGGGAAAGCCGCCTACCTGGTCTCATCCTTGCAAACTGGAAAGGCCGGTGA
- a CDS encoding DUF2190 family protein → MKNFISQGNTLTFTNDTGTPIASGSGVLLGIIFGIAAGDIAENTSDILNLLGTYELAKAPSEAWSLGAAVYWDNTAKHCTNVATNNTLIGAAIEAVGGGATDILGKVRLNGSFG, encoded by the coding sequence ATGAAGAACTTCATCTCTCAGGGAAATACGCTCACGTTCACCAATGACACGGGCACGCCAATCGCTTCTGGCAGCGGTGTGTTGCTCGGCATTATCTTCGGCATTGCTGCTGGTGATATTGCTGAGAACACAAGCGATATCCTAAACCTTTTGGGAACCTACGAGTTGGCTAAAGCACCTTCAGAGGCGTGGAGCCTGGGCGCCGCCGTTTATTGGGACAACACAGCCAAACACTGCACCAATGTTGCCACCAATAACACGCTTATCGGTGCAGCAATTGAAGCCGTTGGTGGTGGGGCCACCGATATTCTTGGCAAGGTACGGCTGAACGGCTCCTTTGGTTGA
- a CDS encoding alpha/beta hydrolase codes for MSDRVEALMPPVKFCRCNGINMAVYEAGTGPAVVLLHGWPEIAYSWRYQIQPLVAAGYRVIAPDLRGYGKTGQPDEVDAYSMKHLMGDVIALLDASSIDQAFVCGHDWGGLLMWQLALFHPERLIGVMSLNTPFIPRSKIDPVEMYRHKFGKDMYIVAMQEEGRVDRLLDNEPERFLRSLMRRRSVPSGRKEAKAPTTDNMALFKEFEENRDAEPRGELLLSQSDLDVYVRTYQHSGFTGGLNWYRNFSRNWRETEGMEQIIKVPTLMICGADDGYLPPSLSEQMHQSVLNLERHVIKDCGHWSQQEKPEIVSNLLIEWLGRQQRT; via the coding sequence ATGTCGGATCGTGTTGAGGCGCTAATGCCTCCTGTGAAGTTTTGCCGGTGCAATGGCATTAATATGGCTGTTTATGAAGCTGGCACTGGTCCAGCTGTTGTTTTGCTTCACGGCTGGCCGGAGATTGCGTATTCATGGCGTTACCAAATCCAACCGTTGGTGGCGGCTGGCTACCGCGTGATTGCGCCAGACCTTCGCGGTTATGGCAAAACGGGCCAACCAGATGAGGTCGATGCGTATAGCATGAAACATCTTATGGGAGATGTCATCGCGCTTTTGGATGCGTCGAGCATAGATCAGGCATTTGTGTGCGGTCATGATTGGGGCGGGCTGTTAATGTGGCAACTGGCGCTGTTTCATCCAGAACGGTTGATAGGTGTGATGAGCCTCAATACGCCGTTTATTCCGCGTTCGAAGATCGACCCGGTTGAAATGTATCGTCACAAGTTTGGCAAGGACATGTATATCGTGGCGATGCAGGAAGAAGGTAGGGTTGACCGTCTTTTGGACAATGAGCCGGAACGTTTTTTACGATCCCTCATGCGACGTAGATCCGTACCTTCAGGTAGAAAAGAGGCTAAGGCTCCAACAACAGACAATATGGCCCTGTTCAAAGAGTTTGAGGAAAATCGCGATGCTGAACCTCGAGGCGAGTTGCTGTTATCTCAAAGTGATCTTGATGTGTATGTTCGTACCTATCAGCATAGCGGCTTCACCGGTGGGCTAAACTGGTATCGCAACTTCTCTCGAAATTGGCGTGAAACTGAGGGAATGGAGCAGATTATTAAAGTGCCAACTCTCATGATTTGCGGGGCAGACGATGGATACCTTCCCCCATCATTGAGCGAGCAAATGCATCAGTCTGTTCTGAACCTAGAACGTCATGTTATCAAAGATTGTGGCCACTGGTCTCAGCAGGAGAAACCAGAGATCGTTTCAAACCTCCTTATTGAATGGTTGGGACGGCAACAAAGAACGTAA
- a CDS encoding DUF2867 domain-containing protein has product MIRFPESNVRILKPVAELDYFDSQAIEIPSIIHPLEAWRVMMKKPQPILKAAFKVRDEISSLFGVKKISGFGGEIPDTVVEGDYLDFFLVEHTDESALVLTERDKHLDVMTCISTDGSSVAVTSSVLVHNWFGHAYMVPVGIAHKWIVRGSLEYLEKELAGIV; this is encoded by the coding sequence ATGATTAGATTTCCTGAAAGCAATGTCCGGATTCTCAAACCTGTTGCTGAATTGGACTATTTCGACAGCCAGGCTATTGAAATACCAAGCATAATCCATCCTTTGGAGGCGTGGCGGGTTATGATGAAAAAGCCGCAGCCGATATTGAAAGCTGCGTTCAAGGTGCGTGATGAAATTTCGTCACTCTTTGGTGTCAAGAAAATCAGCGGATTTGGTGGCGAGATACCTGACACTGTGGTGGAGGGTGATTATCTCGATTTTTTTTTGGTCGAGCACACAGATGAAAGCGCTTTAGTGCTTACAGAGAGAGACAAGCATCTTGATGTTATGACATGCATTTCGACGGACGGGTCCTCTGTCGCCGTGACATCTTCAGTGCTTGTCCATAACTGGTTCGGTCATGCTTATATGGTGCCAGTAGGTATTGCTCATAAGTGGATCGTACGTGGGTCTCTTGAATATTTGGAGAAGGAATTGGCTGGTATTGTGTAA
- a CDS encoding prohead protease/major capsid protein fusion protein, with product MPEQTFNLPLLGRAAEVRADSVDREARTIQIVWTTGATVQRMRWEGWDELVEYDEELLVDERSVRLGRLDAGAPFLNSHNAWRLESVLGSVVPGSVRLQDGKGVATIRLTDAPDASSIVQRILEGSVRSVSVGYRVHTYEITAQEGKRELWRATDWEPLEVSAVAIPADPGAQTRAIGEMPHSFSPCTLIRSVPFSPSPKEALMPDTPKAPPTEDKTRTTPPKTPEQTASPSTSTEEAPNVESVRAEERTRVSTITQLCRRHKLEESYSDDLITRGVSLETARSEILDKIYEADPLKGKTSEPAEARGQDTREISYRDALTNALQHRASPDLNKLNEDARQFRGMTLLELARHALERRGFSTLGMSKMELATAAFAMRSAGYHATSDFPAILANVAGKTLRDAYDITPRTFRPWARRTTIVDFKPVQRTQLGGAPDLQKVLESGEFQYGTMGEGKEVYALATYGKIIAITRQALINDDLDAFTRIPRSFGASAADLESDIVYAILKDNPVMQDGTALFHAKHNNLGAAARIDETSLTVAYRAFGLHKGLEGRLISVQPRYIITPPGPRSVEARKQITATTPANTADVNAYAGRLEPIEEPRLIPASGQDPWFMAADPVRIDTVEFAYLEGQEGVFTETRTGFEVDGIEIKARHDFAAKAIDHRGLYKNPGAAAP from the coding sequence ATGCCAGAGCAAACATTCAACCTGCCGCTTTTGGGGCGGGCCGCGGAAGTGCGCGCAGATAGCGTGGACCGTGAGGCTCGGACTATCCAGATTGTCTGGACCACGGGCGCCACCGTGCAACGCATGCGCTGGGAGGGTTGGGATGAGCTTGTTGAATATGATGAAGAGCTGCTGGTCGATGAGAGGTCCGTTCGCCTTGGCAGATTGGACGCAGGAGCCCCGTTCCTAAACTCCCACAATGCCTGGCGACTGGAAAGTGTGCTGGGCTCCGTGGTGCCCGGCTCCGTCCGATTGCAAGACGGCAAAGGCGTTGCCACCATCCGGCTCACCGATGCGCCAGATGCCTCGAGCATTGTCCAGCGTATTTTGGAAGGGTCCGTTCGCAGTGTGTCTGTTGGCTACCGGGTCCATACCTATGAGATCACAGCGCAAGAAGGCAAACGTGAACTCTGGCGTGCCACCGACTGGGAGCCTCTGGAAGTTTCAGCAGTCGCCATTCCAGCTGATCCGGGTGCGCAAACACGGGCTATAGGAGAAATGCCCCACTCCTTCAGTCCTTGCACCCTTATTCGCAGTGTGCCGTTCTCCCCCTCGCCCAAGGAGGCATTGATGCCCGATACGCCCAAAGCCCCACCAACAGAAGATAAGACAAGGACAACCCCTCCGAAAACGCCAGAGCAAACAGCTTCGCCCTCAACTTCCACAGAGGAAGCACCAAACGTTGAGAGCGTGCGTGCAGAAGAGCGAACCCGTGTGAGCACCATTACTCAGCTGTGCCGGCGTCATAAGCTGGAAGAAAGCTATTCAGATGATCTAATCACCCGTGGCGTGTCCTTGGAGACCGCCCGATCAGAAATCCTCGACAAGATCTATGAGGCAGATCCGCTCAAAGGCAAAACCTCAGAACCAGCAGAAGCACGAGGACAAGACACTCGAGAGATCTCTTATCGCGATGCCCTCACCAATGCACTGCAACACCGCGCTTCGCCTGATCTCAACAAACTCAATGAGGATGCTCGGCAGTTTCGTGGCATGACGCTTTTGGAACTCGCCCGCCATGCTCTGGAGAGGCGCGGTTTCAGCACCCTTGGCATGAGTAAGATGGAGCTTGCAACCGCCGCCTTTGCCATGCGCTCCGCGGGTTATCATGCAACCTCAGACTTTCCAGCCATTCTTGCCAATGTGGCTGGCAAGACCCTGCGCGATGCTTATGACATCACCCCGCGAACCTTCCGTCCCTGGGCACGGCGCACAACCATCGTGGACTTCAAACCCGTACAGCGCACCCAGCTTGGCGGTGCGCCTGACTTACAAAAAGTGCTGGAATCTGGTGAATTCCAATACGGCACCATGGGTGAAGGCAAAGAAGTCTATGCACTGGCTACCTACGGCAAGATCATCGCCATCACCCGGCAGGCCCTCATCAATGATGATTTGGATGCCTTTACCAGGATCCCACGTTCCTTTGGAGCGTCAGCCGCCGATCTTGAAAGCGATATTGTCTACGCCATCCTCAAGGACAATCCGGTCATGCAGGATGGGACTGCGTTGTTTCATGCAAAGCATAACAATCTGGGAGCTGCCGCCAGAATTGATGAGACATCGCTCACCGTAGCTTATCGTGCCTTTGGCCTGCACAAGGGACTAGAAGGCCGGCTGATCTCGGTTCAGCCACGCTACATCATCACTCCGCCCGGCCCACGGTCAGTCGAAGCGCGCAAGCAAATCACTGCCACCACCCCGGCCAATACCGCGGATGTGAATGCATACGCAGGTCGCCTGGAACCCATAGAAGAACCGCGCCTGATCCCGGCATCAGGTCAGGATCCCTGGTTCATGGCTGCCGATCCAGTTCGCATTGATACGGTGGAGTTTGCTTATCTGGAGGGCCAGGAAGGTGTCTTTACTGAAACCCGCACAGGCTTTGAGGTCGACGGCATTGAGATAAAGGCCCGGCACGACTTTGCCGCCAAGGCCATTGATCATCGTGGGCTCTACAAGAACCCTGGTGCGGCGGCACCCTAA
- a CDS encoding phage portal protein — MRTKSVHVPFTWSDRALALFSPTRAAKRYASRATLANLRRLYEGAQKGRLSDGWRSSNTAADSEITAAGGLLRERMRDLVRNNPLAAQAVQVLVNNMVGPGIRPRAATTSKARNKKIDKLWNVWSKSCDAHGHTDFHGLLSLAVREMIEGGEVFALKRPLRAAKGKVPLQIELREADHLDTSRLSEAKDNSIRQGIEYDKTGRRTAYWMFPDHPGDTTSAFIRRLESIRIPADMVAHLFERQRVQSRGVPWGTPAMTALRDLGDWQLAEMVRKKTEACLVGVVLGEDGDGGASVAPTVEDADGNQIEQFSPGMIAYARGGKDIRFNTPGHSGGIAEWNRVQMHIIASGFRVPYALMTGDLSQANFSSNRAGLNEFRRMVDQVQWHIIIPMFCEPIWAWFVEAAYTAGLIDTLEVPAEWAPPKFESVNPKQDAETDLIETRAGFTSLPQQIAKRGYDPQQVAEEQAAFLNETDALGLVLDSDPRKVSRAGLAQTEPQTDTPSNTLKDQA, encoded by the coding sequence ATGAGAACGAAGTCGGTGCACGTTCCTTTCACCTGGAGTGATCGGGCGCTGGCTCTGTTTTCACCAACGCGGGCTGCAAAGCGCTATGCCAGCCGCGCCACCCTTGCCAATTTACGCCGGCTTTATGAAGGCGCGCAAAAAGGACGCTTAAGCGACGGATGGCGTTCCAGCAATACGGCTGCGGATAGTGAGATCACAGCAGCAGGCGGTCTTCTGCGGGAGCGCATGCGTGATCTGGTGCGCAACAATCCACTAGCAGCTCAAGCGGTTCAGGTGCTGGTCAACAACATGGTTGGTCCCGGCATCCGGCCACGGGCGGCAACAACGAGCAAAGCGCGCAACAAGAAGATCGACAAGCTCTGGAACGTCTGGTCCAAGTCCTGCGATGCCCATGGTCATACAGACTTTCATGGTCTGCTCAGTCTGGCCGTGCGTGAGATGATTGAAGGTGGCGAGGTCTTTGCACTCAAACGCCCGCTGCGCGCGGCCAAAGGCAAGGTGCCGTTGCAGATCGAGCTACGAGAAGCTGATCACCTGGACACCTCTCGCCTGAGTGAGGCCAAAGACAATTCTATCCGCCAAGGCATTGAATATGACAAGACAGGCCGGCGTACTGCCTACTGGATGTTTCCCGACCACCCGGGCGATACCACCTCCGCGTTCATACGGCGCCTAGAATCCATTCGCATCCCGGCAGACATGGTCGCCCATCTGTTTGAGCGTCAGCGGGTACAGTCCCGTGGCGTCCCTTGGGGAACACCAGCCATGACTGCGCTTCGAGACCTGGGCGACTGGCAGCTTGCTGAAATGGTGCGCAAGAAGACCGAAGCCTGCCTTGTGGGTGTGGTACTTGGTGAAGATGGCGATGGCGGAGCTTCTGTTGCCCCCACGGTGGAAGATGCTGACGGCAACCAGATCGAGCAGTTCTCGCCCGGCATGATTGCCTATGCGCGGGGCGGCAAAGACATTCGCTTCAACACACCGGGCCATTCTGGTGGCATTGCCGAATGGAACCGGGTGCAGATGCATATCATCGCGTCGGGTTTCCGCGTGCCGTATGCGCTGATGACAGGAGACCTCAGCCAAGCCAACTTTTCCTCCAACCGCGCCGGGTTGAACGAGTTCCGCCGTATGGTCGATCAGGTGCAATGGCACATCATTATCCCGATGTTCTGTGAGCCCATTTGGGCGTGGTTTGTTGAGGCCGCTTACACCGCAGGGCTGATTGATACGCTGGAGGTGCCAGCCGAATGGGCACCGCCCAAGTTTGAAAGCGTTAATCCCAAGCAGGATGCTGAAACAGATCTTATCGAGACCAGAGCAGGCTTCACCTCCCTGCCCCAGCAGATCGCCAAACGTGGTTATGACCCACAACAGGTGGCGGAGGAACAAGCTGCCTTCCTCAATGAGACTGATGCCCTTGGCCTGGTTCTTGATAGCGATCCCCGCAAAGTCTCCCGCGCCGGACTTGCTCAAACTGAACCGCAAACAGACACCCCGAGCAACACGCTGAAGGACCAAGCCTGA
- a CDS encoding phage terminase large subunit family protein — protein MGEYQGTSDIQTAWLSGLAPDPALTVTQWADAKRYLSSKGAAEPGKYASSRTPFMRAIMDALSPSHWAQKIIFAKSAQVGATEAGINWIGHTMEVAPAPFLAVQANETTAKRFSRQRVDPMIEATPTIRGIVAPAKSRDSGNTQLEKSYPGGHLFIAGGNSAAGLRSMPIRYVHLDEVDAYKDDLDEEGDPVTLAEARTHTFGRRKKIYISSTPTIKGASRIEAEFELSDQNRYFVPCPHCLGLQHLKFERLKWDWGSPRSVCYLCEHCDHPIEERFKTWMMDPANGACWQPTADPELIRKAHEAGIIGFHISGLYSPIGWLSWEAIARSWEAAQGKDALLKAFKNTTLGETWEEQGEAPDWQKLYERRETFKLCTVPHGGLVLTMGVDVQRTGRLEADVWAWGRGSESWLVDHITLDGDVTKVDVWNELTELCGSTWPHESGVPMSIARVGIDTGDGMTVDSVYAWVRKMGRGQVIALKGRGGFDRIAPVDGPSYVDVTEGGRKISRGVALWNVAVSVFKLETYRYFRLNVPTDEDLALGKTHPAGFIHVGQGVSAEWFKQITAEQLVQRKNKRTGFAKSEWVKTRERNEALDCRVYARAVAWLLGIDRWDESRWQDLEAQLKQAQQSAPEPAGQPQRQKRSRKIKQNTWFGKQQRNWFK, from the coding sequence GTGGGTGAGTATCAGGGCACAAGTGACATTCAAACCGCCTGGCTTTCGGGACTGGCTCCAGATCCGGCCCTTACGGTTACCCAATGGGCTGATGCCAAACGCTATCTGTCCTCAAAGGGTGCAGCTGAGCCCGGCAAATATGCAAGTTCGCGCACCCCGTTTATGCGCGCCATTATGGATGCACTTTCCCCCAGTCACTGGGCTCAGAAGATCATCTTTGCCAAATCCGCTCAGGTTGGCGCAACGGAGGCCGGCATCAACTGGATCGGGCACACCATGGAGGTGGCGCCCGCACCATTTTTAGCCGTGCAGGCTAATGAGACCACTGCTAAGCGGTTTTCCCGCCAGCGGGTGGATCCGATGATTGAGGCAACACCAACGATACGAGGGATCGTGGCCCCGGCCAAGTCGCGAGACAGCGGCAACACGCAGTTGGAGAAAAGTTATCCTGGTGGGCATCTCTTCATTGCTGGCGGCAACTCAGCGGCAGGCCTCAGGTCTATGCCAATCCGCTATGTACACCTTGATGAAGTAGATGCTTACAAAGATGATCTGGATGAGGAAGGTGATCCGGTCACATTGGCTGAAGCACGCACCCATACGTTTGGCCGGCGCAAGAAGATCTACATCTCGTCTACGCCAACCATCAAAGGGGCCTCGCGCATCGAAGCAGAGTTCGAGCTGAGTGACCAGAACCGCTACTTCGTGCCCTGCCCCCATTGTCTGGGCCTACAGCATTTAAAGTTCGAACGCCTCAAATGGGATTGGGGTAGTCCGCGTTCAGTTTGTTATCTGTGTGAGCATTGCGACCACCCAATCGAAGAACGCTTTAAGACTTGGATGATGGATCCTGCAAACGGCGCCTGCTGGCAACCAACTGCAGATCCTGAATTGATCCGCAAGGCCCATGAAGCTGGCATCATCGGGTTTCATATCTCAGGGCTTTATTCTCCCATTGGCTGGCTGTCCTGGGAAGCGATTGCCCGCTCCTGGGAAGCAGCCCAGGGTAAGGACGCACTTCTCAAGGCGTTCAAGAACACCACTCTTGGCGAGACCTGGGAAGAACAAGGCGAAGCACCGGACTGGCAAAAGCTTTATGAGCGCCGCGAGACCTTCAAACTTTGCACTGTCCCACATGGCGGATTGGTGCTTACCATGGGCGTTGATGTTCAGCGAACCGGGCGATTAGAGGCAGACGTTTGGGCTTGGGGCAGAGGTAGTGAGAGCTGGTTGGTTGATCACATCACGCTGGATGGCGATGTCACCAAGGTCGATGTATGGAACGAGCTCACCGAGCTTTGTGGCAGCACCTGGCCGCATGAGAGCGGTGTGCCCATGTCCATCGCCCGCGTGGGCATTGATACGGGCGATGGCATGACCGTGGATTCCGTTTATGCCTGGGTGCGCAAGATGGGTCGCGGCCAGGTGATCGCCCTCAAAGGCCGTGGCGGGTTTGACCGCATCGCCCCTGTTGATGGGCCAAGCTATGTGGACGTGACTGAGGGCGGGCGCAAAATCTCCCGCGGCGTTGCTCTTTGGAATGTGGCAGTTTCTGTCTTCAAGTTAGAGACCTACCGCTATTTCCGCTTGAATGTGCCCACCGACGAAGACCTTGCTCTTGGTAAAACCCATCCGGCAGGCTTTATCCACGTGGGTCAGGGCGTCAGTGCTGAATGGTTCAAGCAGATCACCGCTGAGCAGCTGGTTCAACGCAAGAACAAACGCACTGGGTTTGCCAAATCAGAATGGGTCAAAACTCGCGAACGCAACGAGGCATTGGATTGCCGCGTCTATGCCCGAGCTGTGGCCTGGCTGCTGGGCATCGATCGCTGGGATGAAAGCCGCTGGCAGGATCTGGAAGCTCAGCTCAAGCAAGCTCAGCAATCTGCCCCAGAACCAGCAGGCCAACCGCAACGGCAGAAGCGATCCCGCAAGATCAAGCAAAACACCTGGTTCGGCAAACAGCAAAGGAACTGGTTTAAATGA
- a CDS encoding site-specific DNA-methyltransferase, whose amino-acid sequence MQVEMMPIAALVPYARNARTHPDWQITQIASSIAEFGFTNPILVGADNDIIAGHGRLLAAQRLELKQVPAIRLAHLSEVQRRALIIADNRIAENAGWDDALLREELAALSDDSFDLDVLGFSDEELGDLLGFGSENAPPLPHGDEDHVPSPDPVHASVPGAIWLIGGHRVMCGDSTTMEQMSALCAGKLVDAVWTDPPYNVNYEGAAGKIKNDNLSRGAFRKLLLDAFSCAASVMRSGAPIYVAHSETEGRSFRRAFVEAGFKLSSCLIWVKPALVIGHADYQWRHEPILYGWKLGASHSWYGGRTNTTVFEADGKSLRVMPDGSLQIDLGDQVVIVEGKHMSMRSADSTVIHHDKPIRSAEHPTMKPVSLIQQMLENSTKQGDLVLDPFGGSGSTLIACEKMGRKARLLELDPKYCDVIVARWQEYTGQKATLLGDGRSFDEIRTLVCADG is encoded by the coding sequence TTGCAAGTCGAGATGATGCCCATCGCGGCGCTGGTGCCCTATGCACGCAACGCAAGAACGCATCCCGACTGGCAGATTACCCAGATTGCCAGTTCCATTGCCGAGTTTGGTTTTACCAACCCGATCCTAGTCGGCGCTGACAACGATATCATCGCTGGCCACGGACGCTTGCTTGCAGCGCAGCGACTGGAGCTTAAGCAAGTCCCTGCCATTCGGCTTGCGCATCTATCTGAAGTACAGCGCCGTGCGCTCATCATTGCTGACAACAGGATCGCTGAGAATGCGGGCTGGGATGACGCCTTGTTGCGTGAAGAACTGGCCGCGCTCAGTGATGATAGTTTTGATCTGGATGTTCTGGGCTTTTCCGATGAGGAGCTTGGTGACCTTTTAGGTTTTGGAAGTGAGAACGCCCCTCCACTTCCGCATGGTGATGAGGATCATGTTCCCTCACCAGATCCAGTGCACGCCTCGGTTCCCGGTGCCATCTGGCTTATTGGTGGGCATCGTGTCATGTGCGGCGATAGCACAACCATGGAGCAAATGAGCGCGCTGTGCGCAGGTAAGTTGGTAGATGCGGTTTGGACCGACCCGCCGTACAACGTGAACTATGAAGGCGCGGCTGGAAAGATCAAGAACGACAATTTGAGCCGCGGCGCGTTTCGCAAGCTCCTTCTGGATGCGTTTTCCTGCGCTGCCTCGGTGATGCGTTCAGGCGCACCCATCTATGTGGCTCATTCTGAAACCGAAGGCAGGAGTTTCCGCCGGGCTTTTGTGGAGGCAGGGTTTAAGCTCTCCAGCTGCCTCATTTGGGTTAAGCCAGCTTTGGTGATCGGGCACGCAGACTATCAGTGGCGCCACGAGCCCATCCTTTATGGTTGGAAGCTTGGAGCCTCTCACAGCTGGTATGGCGGTCGCACCAACACCACCGTTTTTGAAGCGGACGGCAAATCCTTGCGAGTAATGCCAGATGGTAGTCTACAGATTGATCTGGGAGATCAGGTGGTGATTGTTGAAGGCAAGCACATGAGCATGCGTTCAGCTGATAGCACTGTGATCCACCACGACAAGCCGATCAGAAGCGCTGAACATCCGACCATGAAGCCAGTCTCTCTCATTCAGCAGATGCTGGAAAACTCAACCAAGCAAGGAGATTTGGTACTCGACCCGTTTGGCGGTTCCGGCTCTACCCTCATTGCCTGCGAAAAGATGGGACGTAAGGCACGGCTGCTGGAGCTTGATCCCAAATACTGTGATGTGATTGTGGCCCGCTGGCAGGAATACACCGGCCAGAAAGCCACACTTTTGGGCGATGGCCGCAGTTTTGATGAAATCAGAACATTGGTATGCGCTGATGGCTAA